Below is a window of Papio anubis isolate 15944 unplaced genomic scaffold, Panubis1.0 scaffold2408, whole genome shotgun sequence DNA.
agctcctcctcccggcggcctctgcaggcccacGCTGGCCTCGAGCCTGCCTCTCCAGGGCTTGCTCCTACTCCCGGCAGCCCCTGCGGGCCCAACTCGTCGGCCAGTCGGCCTCCgccggcccagctcctgcctctccgcGGCCTCTCCAGCTGCCAGACTTCCTCAGGTCAGCCTCCCCAGCCGAGCACCTCCTGTGTGCCACTGGCCTCGTGAGGCCCAGCCCCGCTCACGCCTCTGGGcggcctcctcaggcccaggagTGGACCTCCCatcggcctctccaggcccagcctctgccttccagcgGACTCTCCACGCCCAGCTCTCGCCTGACTGCGGCCTCCGAAGtccagagctcctcctgcctttgggCAGCTGCGCGAGGCCCCGCTCCTGCCTCCCACTGGCCTCACTAGGCCCCTCTCATTTGTAACGGGGATCGGCCTTTCGGGGCCCAGTCTTTGCCTTTTGacggcctctccaggccccaaACTTCCTCAggccggcctctccaggcccagttgcggcctcccagcctcccgtccaggcccagctcctcctgctcccGGCTGCGGCCGCGGGCCCAGCCCCGGCCTCACGACAACCTCTTTGGACTCGGCTCCGGCCCAGCTCCCGCTCCGCGGCCTTTGTAGGCCCCAAACGTCCTGAAGCCGGGCCCCACGGTGGCCTCTCCGGGCCTGGCTCCTGCCCTCCGACGGTGTCTCCACGCCCCAgacttcctccagccagcctctccaggcccagctcctcctcccggcggcctctgcaggcccacGCTGGCCTCGAGTCTCGGCCTCTCCAGGGCTCGCTCCTGCTCCCGGCGGCCCCTGCGGGCCCAACTCGTCGCCCAGTCGGCCTCCgccggcccagctcctgcctctccgcGGCCTCCCCAGCTGCCAGACTTCCTCAgatcagcctctccaggcccagcttctCCTGCCTGCCACTGGCCTCTTGAGGCCCAGCCCCGCTCAGGCCTCTGGGcggcctcctcaggcccaggacttGACCTCCAGTCGGCCTCGCCAGGCCCAGCGTCCTGCCTCCCGAAGGCCtgcacaggcccagcctctgcctcccagcggaCTCTCGACGCCCAGCTCTCGCCTGACTGCGGCCTCCCCAGGCCAGAGCTCCTACTGCCTCCCGAAGGCCTGctcaggcccagcctctgcctcccagcggactctccacgcccagctctcgcctgactgcggcctccccaggccagagctcctcctgcctttgggCAGCTGCGCCGGGccccgctcctgcctcccagtggcctcaCTAGGCCCCGCTCATTCGACACGGGGAACGGCCTTTCCGGGCCCAACCTTTGCCTTttggcggcctctccaggccccgaaCTTCCTCAgggcggcctctccaggcccagttgcggcctcccggcctcccgtccg
It encodes the following:
- the LOC116272876 gene encoding vegetative cell wall protein gp1-like, whose amino-acid sequence is PTLASSLPLQGLLLLPAAPAGPTRRPVGLRRPSSCLSAASPAARLPQAPNVLKPGPTVASPGLAPALRRCLHAPDFLQPASPGPAPPPGGLCRPTLASSLGLSRARSCSRRPLRAQLVAQSASAGPAPASPRPPQLPDFLRSASPGPASPACHWPLEAQPRSGLWAASSGPGLDLQSASPGPASCLPKACTGPASASQRTLDAQLSPDCGLPRPELLLPLGSCAGPRSCLPVASLGPAHSTRGTAFPGPTFAFWRPLQAPNFLRAASPGPVAASRPPVRAQLLLLPAAAAGPAPASRQPLWTRLRPSSRSAAFVGPKRPEAGPHGGLSGPGSCPPTASPRPRLPPASLSRPSSSSRRPLQAHAGLESAVSRASSCYQRPLRAQLVGQSASAGPAPASPRPLQLPDFLRSASPGPAPPACHWPLEAQPRSRLWAGLLRPRT